One window of the Pedobacter ginsengisoli genome contains the following:
- a CDS encoding neutral zinc metallopeptidase, with translation MQWFGKGSGNIDDRRGMSGGTIGGGVGIIIVVLGLLFGKDLTGLVSQLPVNNVTQSEGKQGDPADAEGKFVDGVLESTNQVWEQQFQNLGQQYEEPRMVLFTNMVQSACGNASSAVGPFYCPGDHKVYIDLSFYQDLKNRFGAAGDFAQAYVIAHEVGHHVQNLLGISDKLQRARGQVSEVEYNRLSVKLELQADFFAGLWAHHAQNLKDFKLEEGDIEEALNAANAIGDDKLQKQAQGEVVPDAFTHGTSAQRMYWFKKGFETGDINQGDTFNSRQL, from the coding sequence ATGCAGTGGTTCGGTAAAGGAAGCGGTAATATTGACGATAGAAGAGGAATGAGTGGTGGTACCATCGGCGGTGGCGTTGGTATTATCATTGTAGTTTTAGGTCTTCTTTTTGGAAAAGATTTAACAGGGTTGGTTAGCCAGCTTCCTGTAAACAATGTTACACAATCTGAAGGGAAACAAGGGGATCCCGCGGATGCTGAAGGTAAATTTGTTGATGGCGTGCTCGAATCGACCAACCAGGTTTGGGAACAACAGTTTCAAAATCTGGGCCAGCAGTATGAAGAGCCAAGGATGGTATTGTTTACCAATATGGTTCAATCGGCCTGTGGAAATGCAAGTTCCGCAGTAGGACCTTTCTACTGTCCCGGAGATCATAAAGTTTATATTGATCTGTCCTTTTATCAGGATTTAAAAAACAGGTTTGGTGCTGCAGGGGATTTTGCTCAGGCTTATGTAATTGCACATGAGGTTGGCCATCATGTCCAGAATTTATTAGGCATATCTGATAAGTTACAAAGAGCCAGAGGGCAGGTAAGTGAGGTTGAGTATAACCGGCTATCGGTTAAGCTGGAACTACAGGCAGATTTCTTTGCCGGTTTGTGGGCGCATCATGCCCAAAATTTAAAAGACTTTAAATTAGAAGAAGGAGATATTGAGGAAGCTTTAAATGCCGCTAATGCAATTGGTGATGATAAATTGCAAAAACAGGCTCAGGGCGAGGTTGTTCCGGATGCTTTTACTCATGGTACATCTGCGCAAAGAATGTACTGGTTTAAGAAAGGTTTTGAAACCGGAGATATTAATCAGGGCGATACATTTAATTCAAGGCAACTATAA
- the gltX gene encoding glutamate--tRNA ligase — protein sequence MEKKVRVRFAPSPTGGLHLGGVRTALFNYLFAKKHNGTFVLRVEDTDQTRFVEGAEEYIVSCLEWCGMSPDESPQKGGEFGPYRQSERKATYRQYADQLIADGYAYYAFDTPEELDAKRKEVPNFTYGLATRNGMRNSLTLSENEVAELLANNTPHVVRIKMPEDELVSFTDLIRGHVSFDTNLVDDKVLLKADGMPTYHLAVVADDKAMEISHIFRGEEWLPSAPIHILLWRYLGWEDVMPQWIHLPLILKPDGNGKLSKRDGDRLGFPVYAQNWTDPKTGDLTKGFKELGFMPEAFVNLLAMLGWNDGTDQELFSLAELIEKFSVERISKAGAKFDFEKAKWYNHEWIKNADALKLIPTVKAAFTEQGIAIKSEAYLLKVIDLVKDRCNLLGDFVAQSAYFFVAPAEYDLAAVKPKWTVEKATFFEAYAAWITDNTTALELEEKFKDLAATHQFKPGELMLPFRIMLVGGKFGPGVFDIAVALGAAETIQRIKNALVAFN from the coding sequence ATGGAAAAGAAAGTAAGAGTAAGATTTGCCCCTAGTCCGACAGGAGGGCTGCATTTAGGTGGTGTACGTACCGCTTTGTTTAATTATCTGTTTGCTAAAAAACACAACGGAACGTTTGTTTTGCGTGTTGAAGATACTGATCAAACCCGTTTTGTTGAGGGTGCAGAAGAATATATTGTTTCGTGTTTGGAATGGTGTGGAATGTCGCCGGATGAAAGCCCGCAAAAAGGTGGTGAATTTGGCCCGTACCGTCAGAGTGAGCGTAAAGCGACTTACAGACAATATGCAGATCAGCTAATTGCTGATGGCTATGCTTATTATGCTTTTGATACTCCGGAAGAACTGGACGCGAAACGTAAGGAGGTACCTAATTTTACTTACGGACTTGCAACACGCAATGGAATGCGTAACTCACTTACGCTTAGCGAAAATGAAGTTGCAGAACTTTTGGCCAATAACACCCCGCATGTAGTGCGTATTAAAATGCCTGAAGATGAACTGGTTTCTTTTACAGATCTGATTAGGGGGCATGTAAGTTTCGATACAAATTTAGTTGACGATAAAGTTTTGTTAAAGGCAGATGGCATGCCTACTTATCACTTAGCCGTGGTTGCTGATGATAAAGCAATGGAAATAAGTCATATTTTTAGAGGAGAGGAATGGCTTCCGTCTGCTCCGATACATATTTTATTGTGGCGTTATCTTGGATGGGAGGATGTGATGCCTCAGTGGATTCACTTGCCGTTGATATTAAAACCCGACGGGAATGGAAAATTAAGTAAACGCGATGGTGACAGGTTAGGGTTCCCGGTTTATGCACAAAACTGGACTGATCCTAAAACAGGCGATTTAACTAAAGGATTTAAAGAGCTTGGCTTTATGCCAGAGGCTTTTGTGAATTTATTGGCCATGCTGGGATGGAATGATGGTACAGATCAAGAACTGTTTTCGTTAGCTGAATTAATTGAAAAGTTCTCGGTTGAGCGTATAAGTAAGGCGGGAGCAAAATTCGATTTCGAAAAGGCCAAATGGTATAACCACGAGTGGATTAAAAATGCTGATGCTTTAAAATTAATACCTACGGTAAAAGCCGCTTTTACGGAGCAAGGCATAGCAATTAAAAGCGAGGCTTATTTACTTAAAGTAATAGATCTGGTTAAAGATAGGTGTAACCTGCTGGGAGATTTTGTTGCGCAGTCGGCTTACTTTTTTGTTGCCCCTGCTGAGTATGATCTGGCTGCTGTAAAACCAAAGTGGACAGTTGAAAAGGCCACATTTTTTGAAGCTTATGCTGCGTGGATAACTGATAATACTACTGCTTTAGAGTTAGAAGAGAAATTTAAGGATCTGGCAGCAACACATCAGTTTAAACCTGGGGAGTTGATGTTGCCATTTAGAATAATGCTGGTTGGAGGTAAATTTGGCCCTGGGGTATTTGATATTGCAGTTGCTTTAGGCGCCGCCGAAACTATCCAAAGAATAAAGAATGCATTAGTTGCTTTTAACTAA
- a CDS encoding sensor histidine kinase: MNPYEKKRRWKFFLLFFAIIIGAASVFYSDFFVKKMEREEQLQLQLYVKVTEQSLVMYDDDRYTSLIELIRTNTKLPVIMTDSTKMEILSFQGLDSTKTNYDLEKKKGITYDPDYFARELRTMKKQHPPTPITGLDGTRWWIFYKDSPTLTQLRYFPYIQLGVIALFLLTAYVAFSSARKAEQDQVWVGMAKETAHQLGTPISSLMAWVELIKSRFDAEEDPLIAEMENDIKRLEVITDRFSKIGSKPIVEDHVVYTVIYNFVEYFKLRTSDKIVFTIGGDEQVRALLNVPLFDWVIENLLKNAANAIENEGTIAINIIENLAKEEVFIDVTDTGKGIARSKFDAVFQPGYTTRKRGWGLGLSLTKRIIENYHSGQIFVKESELGKGTTFRIVLKSSITYEPTTNT; this comes from the coding sequence ATGAATCCTTACGAGAAAAAACGACGATGGAAGTTCTTTTTGCTGTTCTTTGCCATTATTATTGGAGCAGCATCAGTATTTTACAGCGACTTCTTTGTTAAAAAAATGGAGCGCGAGGAGCAATTACAGCTTCAACTTTATGTAAAAGTAACCGAACAGTCGCTGGTAATGTACGATGATGACCGCTATACCAGCCTGATAGAGCTTATAAGAACCAATACCAAGCTTCCTGTTATCATGACGGATTCTACAAAAATGGAAATCCTTAGTTTTCAGGGTCTGGATTCAACCAAGACAAATTACGATCTCGAAAAAAAGAAGGGCATAACCTACGACCCCGACTATTTTGCCCGCGAATTACGGACTATGAAAAAGCAACACCCTCCAACCCCAATTACCGGGTTAGACGGTACACGGTGGTGGATTTTCTATAAAGATTCTCCAACCTTAACACAGCTTCGTTATTTCCCTTACATACAATTAGGCGTAATAGCCCTATTCCTACTTACGGCTTATGTTGCTTTCAGTTCTGCCCGTAAGGCTGAACAAGACCAGGTATGGGTAGGTATGGCAAAAGAAACAGCACACCAACTTGGCACCCCTATATCCTCTCTCATGGCCTGGGTTGAGCTTATAAAATCAAGATTTGATGCCGAAGAGGACCCGCTCATTGCCGAAATGGAAAACGACATTAAGCGACTTGAAGTAATTACCGATCGTTTTTCAAAAATAGGTTCCAAACCAATTGTAGAAGACCATGTGGTATACACTGTGATCTATAATTTTGTAGAGTATTTTAAACTGCGCACATCAGACAAGATTGTCTTTACAATTGGCGGAGATGAGCAGGTACGCGCCTTGTTAAATGTCCCCCTGTTTGACTGGGTAATTGAAAATCTACTTAAAAATGCCGCCAACGCTATTGAAAACGAAGGCACCATTGCTATAAACATTATAGAAAACCTGGCAAAAGAAGAAGTCTTTATTGATGTAACTGATACTGGAAAAGGTATTGCCAGGTCTAAATTTGATGCCGTTTTCCAGCCCGGCTATACTACCCGAAAACGGGGATGGGGATTAGGCTTGTCACTTACCAAGCGGATTATTGAGAATTATCATAGCGGACAGATCTTTGTTAAAGAATCTGAACTTGGCAAAGGCACCACATTTCGTATCGTTTTAAAAAGCAGTATAACTTATGAACCGACCACAAACACATGA
- a CDS encoding DinB family protein: protein MNRPQTHEYPAWGETYIKLVGDDVLEILEKQTTDFPDFINSLVEKADYAYAPGKWTIKEVIGHIIDAERVFIYRLMCFARGEQHALPGFEEDDYVANAHFSDRSLLSLSEEFALLRKSNLYLINSLTEKELNRSGTASERQITVRALLFVMAGHIIHHISVIKERYL from the coding sequence ATGAACCGACCACAAACACATGAGTATCCCGCCTGGGGCGAAACATACATTAAGCTTGTTGGCGATGATGTATTGGAAATATTGGAAAAACAAACCACAGATTTCCCTGATTTTATTAATTCCTTGGTAGAAAAGGCCGATTATGCCTATGCTCCCGGAAAATGGACCATTAAAGAAGTTATTGGACATATTATAGATGCAGAACGGGTATTCATTTACAGGCTAATGTGTTTTGCCCGCGGAGAGCAGCATGCACTCCCTGGATTTGAGGAGGATGACTATGTTGCAAATGCCCACTTTTCAGACAGGAGTTTACTGAGCCTTTCAGAAGAATTTGCTCTTTTGCGCAAATCCAACCTTTATTTAATAAATTCGCTTACAGAAAAGGAACTTAACAGAAGTGGAACAGCTTCTGAACGACAGATTACCGTAAGGGCATTGCTATTTGTAATGGCCGGCCATATTATACATCACATTAGTGTTATTAAAGAAAGGTACTTATGA
- a CDS encoding hotdog fold thioesterase, whose product MIWFTEFSPAKLNNQPKNHMGGFLDIQFAEVGEDFLTATMPVDERTHQPTGILHGGASVVLAETLGSVASYMCIDPEKYVAVGLEINANHLRPVKSGLVTGICKALHIGAKTHVWEIKIYSDKGKMNCVSRLTVSIINKPGQ is encoded by the coding sequence ATGATCTGGTTTACTGAATTTTCACCCGCAAAGCTAAATAACCAACCCAAAAATCATATGGGTGGCTTTTTAGACATCCAGTTCGCCGAGGTAGGCGAAGACTTTTTAACCGCAACCATGCCGGTTGATGAACGGACCCATCAGCCCACAGGAATTTTACATGGCGGGGCTTCAGTAGTACTGGCCGAAACACTGGGAAGTGTTGCATCTTACATGTGTATCGATCCAGAAAAGTATGTAGCAGTTGGGCTGGAGATAAATGCAAATCATTTGCGCCCGGTAAAAAGTGGGCTCGTAACCGGCATCTGCAAAGCCCTCCATATTGGTGCAAAAACTCATGTATGGGAAATCAAAATCTATAGCGACAAGGGTAAAATGAATTGTGTAAGTCGGCTCACCGTCTCAATCATTAATAAACCAGGGCAGTAA
- a CDS encoding dihydrofolate reductase family protein codes for MRKLIYGINISLDGCCDHTRFSGTDDIQDYFRELLEGTDLIIYGRKTYELMVPFWPEVAQTQSMNESGNAFAKVFANIKRIMVSHSADSANDKQTIIIRDNLKEEILKLKQQPGKAISTGGVELPARLIELGLVDEFHMVVHPLIVGQGRRLFTEMSLPENLDLKLTSSQMLSSGCMALRYTLLRG; via the coding sequence ATGAGAAAGCTTATTTATGGCATTAACATTAGCTTGGATGGTTGTTGCGATCATACCAGATTCAGTGGCACAGATGATATCCAAGACTACTTCAGGGAACTACTTGAAGGAACTGACCTGATCATCTACGGACGAAAAACTTATGAGCTGATGGTCCCTTTCTGGCCTGAGGTAGCCCAAACACAATCAATGAATGAGTCTGGAAACGCATTTGCCAAGGTCTTTGCTAATATTAAGCGTATTATGGTTTCGCACAGTGCCGACAGTGCAAATGACAAACAAACAATCATAATCCGCGATAACCTGAAAGAAGAAATCCTCAAGTTAAAACAGCAACCAGGTAAAGCGATCTCAACAGGCGGCGTAGAGTTACCCGCCAGATTGATCGAATTAGGCTTGGTAGATGAATTCCACATGGTTGTTCATCCGCTAATCGTTGGGCAGGGACGGCGCTTGTTTACTGAAATGTCCTTACCGGAAAATCTGGATTTAAAACTAACCTCATCACAAATGCTAAGCAGCGGTTGCATGGCACTGCGATATACATTATTGCGTGGATAA